A genomic segment from Pseudobacteriovorax antillogorgiicola encodes:
- a CDS encoding glycosyltransferase family 9 protein, whose amino-acid sequence MQRILIIQLRQLGDIILTTPCTRELKRAYPDAEIDFLVHKMGGLILPGNPYINRIISYSEKDSLGEQWQLIQTLRGKRYDLVLDFMYNPRSALLAFLSGAKRRLAFPSRRRVAYTELVPQDPESDYIVREKFAYLRYLGLSPQDESLILPWSEAHLGPYLENKGDLFPKLQAMRVILSPTHRREERQWPFAHWAELADWLVRHWQAQVIWIWGPGEKEFVEQVQGLCQEATQLAPKTSFRELAAFMANCDLFIGNSNGPSHVAVSCRIPSLQLHGPTLAKTWCPLNMQHRAVQKAEMKQISVAAVQQTLGEMKPVIEKRVEERQKFGDRMSWNFSTIS is encoded by the coding sequence TTGCAACGTATCCTCATTATTCAACTGCGACAATTAGGCGATATTATCCTTACCACCCCCTGCACGCGGGAGCTAAAGCGAGCTTATCCTGACGCTGAAATTGATTTTTTAGTTCATAAGATGGGGGGGCTTATTTTGCCTGGTAACCCTTATATAAATCGCATCATTAGTTACTCCGAAAAAGACAGTCTGGGAGAGCAATGGCAGCTGATCCAAACCTTGCGAGGTAAACGCTACGATCTCGTCCTTGATTTTATGTATAATCCCAGGAGTGCCTTGCTAGCCTTTTTGTCCGGAGCAAAACGGCGCTTGGCTTTTCCCTCACGGCGGCGCGTGGCGTACACGGAGTTGGTCCCCCAAGACCCTGAGTCCGATTATATCGTGCGAGAAAAGTTCGCCTACCTTCGCTATCTAGGGCTTTCACCGCAAGACGAATCTCTTATTTTGCCCTGGAGTGAAGCTCACTTAGGACCTTACTTAGAGAATAAGGGTGACCTATTTCCGAAGCTCCAGGCAATGAGGGTCATTCTGAGTCCAACCCACCGGCGAGAAGAACGGCAGTGGCCTTTTGCACATTGGGCAGAACTTGCAGACTGGCTTGTCCGCCACTGGCAGGCTCAGGTGATCTGGATATGGGGACCAGGTGAAAAGGAATTTGTGGAACAAGTGCAGGGGCTTTGCCAAGAGGCAACCCAACTAGCGCCAAAAACCAGTTTTCGAGAGTTGGCCGCGTTTATGGCAAACTGTGACCTCTTTATTGGAAACTCTAATGGACCATCTCATGTGGCAGTTTCGTGTCGAATCCCATCATTGCAACTCCATGGTCCAACGCTCGCCAAGACTTGGTGTCCTTTAAATATGCAGCATCGCGCAGTTCAAAAAGCAGAAATGAAGCAAATCTCCGTGGCGGCAGTTCAGCAAACCTTAGGCGAGATGAAGCCCGTCATTGAAAAAAGAGTGGAGGAAAGACAGAAGTTTGGTGATAGGATGTCTTGGAATTTCAGTACTATCAGCTAA
- a CDS encoding response regulator translates to MKELQHKRILIVEDLPDNRLVLSYILQDLGALVDEASDGLEALQKIAVSTYDLVLLDIHMPVKSGLEVMAELKKSGNHPPVVALTATSKFDDEAVQELGFSSQILKPINPYKLADQIGNLL, encoded by the coding sequence GTGAAAGAGCTTCAACATAAACGGATTTTGATCGTCGAAGATCTCCCCGATAACCGCCTTGTCCTATCGTATATTTTGCAGGACTTGGGGGCGTTGGTCGACGAGGCCTCGGACGGCCTCGAAGCGCTCCAGAAGATTGCAGTTTCAACATACGACCTAGTTCTGCTTGATATCCATATGCCGGTTAAGAGCGGACTGGAAGTGATGGCAGAACTTAAAAAGTCTGGCAATCATCCGCCCGTTGTAGCGCTTACAGCGACTAGTAAGTTCGATGACGAGGCGGTACAAGAACTTGGCTTTTCGTCGCAAATTCTCAAACCTATCAATCCCTATAAGCTAGCGGATCAAATTGGGAATTTGCTTTAG
- a CDS encoding MFS transporter → MSNNQSFWARTLKTLGLHRKDLRAWAYYDIANSSFAVIIMVAILPVYFADVVAKELPANERTALWAYISSFALLVTALASPILGTISDWIRGKKKFLLYLTVSGALSSAALAFSGEGLISLTAILYILANISFALGNVFYEAMLVDLCDEDEVHVTSTSAYALGYIASAVILALNLSWVMSPATFGFTDADAAIKASFVSVGIWWIVFSIPLFKHVKEPEPRVRRSNVGGGVVKESLVQLYHTLRDSRQFPNLFIFLIGFWFYSDGIGTIIKLATVYGKEVGISNDHLIAAVLMIQVVGVPSSFIFGPLAMKIGPKNGLYITLVIYTVLTIGSYWMTTALHFWVLAIGVALVQGASQALSRSIYALMVPKHRASEFFGFFSVSSKFAGILGPLMFGVISQLTGGSRNSLIFICLLFVVGIFCLTKVDIQKAQQEALADKGV, encoded by the coding sequence ATGTCAAACAATCAAAGTTTCTGGGCTCGGACATTAAAGACTCTAGGGCTCCATCGCAAAGATCTACGTGCTTGGGCATACTATGACATAGCAAACTCATCATTCGCCGTTATCATCATGGTTGCCATTCTGCCGGTGTATTTTGCAGATGTCGTAGCCAAAGAGCTTCCTGCCAACGAACGCACTGCCCTTTGGGCGTACATATCCAGCTTTGCATTGTTGGTTACTGCCTTGGCCTCGCCAATCCTGGGCACCATTTCCGACTGGATTCGCGGCAAGAAGAAGTTTCTTCTTTACCTCACTGTGAGTGGCGCACTGTCATCAGCAGCACTCGCATTTTCAGGTGAAGGCTTGATCTCTCTCACCGCAATTCTCTATATTCTTGCTAACATATCATTCGCTCTTGGCAATGTTTTTTACGAGGCAATGCTTGTGGATCTTTGTGACGAGGATGAGGTTCACGTCACATCGACTTCAGCGTATGCCTTAGGATATATAGCCAGCGCTGTGATCCTAGCCCTCAACTTGTCCTGGGTTATGTCACCTGCTACCTTTGGCTTTACCGATGCTGATGCTGCGATCAAGGCCTCGTTTGTGAGCGTTGGCATCTGGTGGATCGTGTTTAGCATTCCTCTATTCAAGCATGTAAAAGAACCTGAACCCAGAGTCAGAAGATCAAATGTCGGCGGCGGAGTTGTCAAAGAATCGCTGGTTCAGCTCTACCACACTTTGAGAGATAGCCGACAATTCCCCAACCTTTTCATCTTTCTCATTGGCTTTTGGTTTTACTCCGACGGGATTGGCACCATCATCAAGCTGGCGACTGTATACGGTAAGGAAGTGGGTATTTCAAACGATCACCTCATTGCAGCAGTACTCATGATCCAGGTTGTAGGGGTTCCTAGCTCATTTATCTTCGGTCCGCTGGCAATGAAAATCGGGCCCAAGAACGGGCTTTACATCACTCTTGTAATCTACACGGTGCTAACCATTGGCTCTTATTGGATGACCACAGCCCTTCACTTCTGGGTTTTAGCTATTGGTGTTGCTTTGGTGCAAGGAGCGTCGCAGGCTCTGAGCCGCTCCATTTATGCACTGATGGTTCCCAAACATCGTGCCTCTGAGTTCTTTGGCTTCTTCAGCGTGTCCAGCAAGTTCGCTGGTATTTTGGGTCCACTGATGTTCGGGGTTATTAGTCAACTCACAGGCGGCAGCCGAAACTCATTGATCTTCATCTGCCTGCTTTTTGTGGTCGGTATTTTCTGCCTGACTAAGGTCGATATTCAAAAAGCCCAGCAAGAGGCTTTGGCTGACAAAGGAGTCTAA
- a CDS encoding serine/threonine-protein kinase: MAKNSYVLGKRIARGGMAEIYMGKAIGEAAFQRICAIKRILPHYAQDKEFVEMFRDEAHICKRLQHANIVQVYDFTEVEGSYALIMEHVDGCDLRTLLSACEAAKTRLTVPMSLYIAANSARALHYAHTKSDEITKEPLGIVHRDISPQNILLSYEGEVKITDFGIASAENKITETRPGVVKGKYSYMSPEQVAAKPLDGRSDIFSLAIVLWESLAMKRLFAGQTEVESIRKVQNCEISHDLRELNGDVDEELFQIVMKGLAKERKLRYQSAAAFEKDLLRYLHSRYSDFTSSELGNFLKRILAKKRGKTQDDIKETLSQMQSSQQAPVHQATSLHTNVRADNLIDHGGTGIHRSTVQPVNANTGFQQPAVKSKPPRSFGNQKNQGTQRRGAIPHPVYRQSNFKRRRDGRMILLSLVAIIGVAIFFLTQNNPGDQKLHLKISTEPESILIAINGKKIHNGYTKTPAKISLKPGNYQIEFSRPGYQREVVKVRGKSGGTRNLQKVFLKRQAHSNLVPVKIIAPERKLFINIDNGLFRGATPMRVELTPGAKHSITFNSGDRQKKVLKCTFRTVRPPKGKQLTVLIRPSKQGKARCTIR, translated from the coding sequence ATGGCGAAGAACAGTTACGTTTTGGGAAAACGGATAGCCCGTGGCGGAATGGCTGAGATCTACATGGGCAAGGCCATCGGTGAGGCGGCCTTCCAACGGATCTGTGCCATCAAACGGATTCTGCCACACTACGCCCAAGACAAAGAGTTCGTTGAGATGTTTCGCGATGAAGCCCATATTTGCAAACGACTTCAGCACGCCAATATCGTTCAGGTTTACGACTTCACCGAGGTCGAAGGTTCCTACGCATTGATCATGGAGCATGTGGATGGCTGTGACCTTCGCACCTTGCTATCCGCTTGCGAAGCCGCCAAAACAAGACTGACCGTGCCTATGTCCCTCTATATTGCCGCCAACTCCGCACGCGCCCTGCACTATGCACACACCAAGTCAGACGAAATCACCAAAGAGCCCTTGGGTATTGTTCACCGCGACATTTCACCACAGAATATCCTTTTGTCGTACGAAGGCGAGGTTAAAATCACTGACTTCGGCATCGCATCTGCGGAAAACAAGATCACTGAGACCCGGCCAGGGGTGGTGAAGGGTAAATACTCGTATATGAGTCCCGAGCAAGTCGCGGCCAAGCCACTCGATGGTCGATCCGATATATTCAGTCTCGCGATTGTTCTTTGGGAATCACTGGCAATGAAGCGGCTGTTCGCAGGGCAGACAGAAGTAGAGAGTATTCGTAAGGTCCAAAACTGCGAAATATCCCACGACCTCAGAGAGCTAAACGGTGACGTTGACGAAGAGCTGTTCCAAATTGTTATGAAAGGCCTAGCGAAAGAGCGAAAGCTTCGCTATCAGTCTGCGGCTGCATTTGAAAAGGACCTTCTACGCTACCTTCACTCTCGATACTCAGACTTCACATCAAGTGAGCTGGGCAACTTTTTGAAGCGTATTTTGGCTAAAAAACGCGGCAAGACCCAAGATGATATCAAAGAAACCCTTTCACAAATGCAGTCGAGTCAGCAAGCTCCAGTCCACCAAGCGACATCCCTCCACACCAATGTTCGTGCCGATAACTTGATCGACCATGGTGGAACTGGGATTCATCGCAGTACGGTTCAACCAGTAAACGCCAACACCGGCTTCCAACAGCCCGCAGTCAAGTCGAAACCTCCTCGGTCGTTTGGCAACCAAAAGAACCAAGGTACCCAAAGGCGCGGAGCGATTCCCCATCCTGTGTATCGTCAATCAAATTTTAAGCGGCGCCGGGATGGGCGAATGATTCTTCTAAGTCTGGTCGCGATTATCGGTGTGGCGATATTTTTTCTAACCCAAAACAATCCTGGAGATCAAAAACTCCACCTTAAGATCAGCACCGAACCTGAGTCGATATTGATCGCAATCAATGGTAAGAAAATTCACAATGGCTATACGAAGACACCAGCGAAGATATCTCTCAAGCCAGGCAACTATCAGATAGAATTTAGCCGACCTGGCTATCAAAGGGAGGTCGTAAAGGTTCGGGGTAAATCTGGTGGCACAAGGAATCTACAGAAAGTATTTCTCAAACGGCAGGCACATTCTAATTTGGTGCCAGTCAAAATCATCGCACCTGAGCGGAAGCTTTTCATCAATATCGACAACGGCTTGTTCCGAGGTGCAACTCCAATGAGAGTCGAGCTTACCCCTGGTGCAAAGCATAGCATCACGTTTAACTCTGGAGACCGACAGAAGAAAGTTCTGAAGTGCACATTTAGAACAGTGAGGCCACCTAAGGGTAAGCAGCTGACCGTCTTGATACGCCCCTCTAAACAAGGTAAAGCGCGGTGCACCATTCGCTAG
- the tmk gene encoding dTMP kinase, protein MTLAKCVVNLQSGHLLGKICTSEVALAVEHGKFITVEGGEGVGKTVFTKGLSSRIKSAGLGLVQTREPGGTPVAQQIRQIFMSPPPDDSLAIKTELFLVSAARCQHLEKLIRPNLEQGSWVLCDRFHDSTRVYQGIGGGVPQAELETLITLSVGQSDPDLTFILDCDVKVALDRVNQRSSSDESGNRYDEASVDFHETLRNGFLDVARRFPKRVVVLDASQDPDTVIDQAIKEINMRFGTSV, encoded by the coding sequence TTGACCTTAGCCAAGTGCGTTGTTAATCTCCAATCTGGTCATTTGCTGGGCAAAATTTGCACATCTGAGGTTGCGTTGGCGGTAGAGCACGGAAAGTTTATCACAGTTGAGGGTGGAGAAGGTGTTGGAAAAACGGTTTTTACCAAGGGTCTTTCGTCCCGTATCAAATCTGCAGGTCTTGGCCTGGTGCAGACTCGCGAACCTGGTGGAACTCCTGTAGCTCAGCAGATAAGACAGATCTTTATGTCTCCTCCTCCTGATGATTCTTTGGCGATCAAGACGGAGCTGTTTCTGGTGAGTGCGGCACGATGTCAGCACCTTGAGAAGCTCATCCGGCCAAACCTGGAGCAAGGGTCTTGGGTGCTTTGTGATCGCTTCCATGACTCCACTCGTGTATATCAAGGTATTGGCGGAGGTGTACCCCAAGCTGAGCTAGAGACCCTGATCACTCTTTCCGTGGGGCAGAGCGATCCAGATCTGACGTTTATCCTTGATTGTGACGTAAAAGTGGCTCTTGATCGGGTGAATCAAAGATCCTCTTCGGATGAGTCAGGTAATCGTTATGACGAGGCGAGCGTAGATTTTCATGAGACTCTCCGCAACGGCTTTCTCGATGTTGCTAGACGTTTTCCAAAGCGAGTGGTCGTCCTCGATGCAAGTCAGGACCCTGATACCGTCATCGATCAGGCGATCAAAGAGATCAACATGCGATTTGGGACAAGCGTTTGA
- a CDS encoding AAA family ATPase: MNQKNHDSTADWHKLVGFQSPLLKLQSLYTSGRLPQVLLFVGREGIGKRLFVRALTSLFYCEDGTACGQCGPCLDLKRGEHQELLWLTTEKTFKIEHAQQLQDHLAVQSAAIQVKGQWRRQPRVVVMPDIDRLNHQAANRMLKTLEEPNDNTFIIFTTSRPKQLLDTVRSRVIQWYLIPPPVAESIALIRGQINCDLSDSELERLLSTSGMAPGKVIERIQSQQFDDEQVIERLMKDLIFSRGTQTAMDAAKQLTKDYQVSVNDLAKRIELLLNQYYRWSFQGSKPDDAYFKQSQPSLDPVVLRRWRETLRTIRSFSGTGVPLNPQMLAETFALTR, from the coding sequence TTGAACCAGAAAAATCATGATTCCACAGCTGACTGGCATAAGCTTGTAGGCTTCCAGAGCCCCTTGCTTAAGCTGCAATCCCTTTATACCAGCGGGCGTTTGCCGCAAGTACTACTGTTCGTTGGACGGGAGGGTATTGGCAAAAGACTTTTTGTCAGGGCCTTGACGAGCCTGTTTTACTGCGAAGACGGAACTGCCTGTGGGCAGTGTGGCCCTTGTCTGGACTTAAAACGTGGAGAGCATCAAGAGCTGTTGTGGCTGACCACCGAAAAGACCTTCAAGATTGAGCATGCGCAGCAGCTCCAGGATCATCTTGCTGTTCAGTCGGCTGCCATCCAAGTGAAGGGGCAGTGGCGACGTCAGCCGCGGGTGGTTGTGATGCCAGATATTGACCGACTCAATCATCAGGCCGCCAATCGGATGCTCAAAACTTTAGAAGAGCCCAATGACAACACGTTCATTATCTTTACGACAAGTCGTCCGAAGCAGCTATTGGATACGGTGCGGTCGCGGGTGATCCAGTGGTATCTTATCCCGCCCCCAGTCGCGGAATCTATTGCATTGATCCGGGGGCAAATTAATTGCGATTTAAGTGACAGTGAGCTAGAGCGACTCCTAAGCACATCCGGAATGGCTCCTGGGAAAGTCATCGAGCGAATTCAAAGCCAGCAATTTGATGATGAGCAAGTCATCGAACGATTGATGAAAGACTTGATCTTCTCCCGTGGCACCCAGACTGCCATGGATGCTGCGAAGCAGCTGACCAAGGATTACCAGGTTTCGGTGAATGACCTTGCCAAGCGAATTGAGCTATTATTAAATCAGTACTACAGATGGAGCTTTCAAGGTTCGAAGCCTGATGACGCGTATTTTAAGCAGAGTCAGCCCTCTCTCGATCCCGTTGTCTTAAGGCGGTGGCGAGAAACCTTGCGGACGATTCGGTCCTTCAGCGGAACTGGTGTGCCGTTGAATCCGCAGATGCTTGCGGAAACCTTTGCTCTGACAAGATAA
- a CDS encoding stage 0 sporulation family protein: MTGMNIVGVQFRRAGKIYDFNAAELLLKLGDRVVVETERGLSLAEVKRVAFEAASDRDPDSLKPVVRIATKKDLDTAGRLDPDHAEKYSKEKIKELGLEMHVINVEIQFGGNKVIIYFSAPGRVDFRELVKELASGLKTRVELKQVGARDEAKLSGGIGICGREFCCSSFLREFVPVSIKMAKNQNLALNPSKVSGGCGRLLCCLTYEDETYSVLRQKLLPKGTRVKTPEDGYGDVLKGDILNQVCLVELDTGDQKSLPLNDLEVVEAKEGVDDDWGDDIDFDDLMPGSDNSDAAAVAKLEQEEQVESGSKPRGQGHNRERSGNRPKRGRGPRGRGRSSGSGSGSSSSSSDGKPRRNQSGDGRKGESSKRRGPRNSSKRPSSPGGEGRRDKGPKDRPGKPKKDSDKP, from the coding sequence ATGACAGGTATGAATATTGTAGGAGTCCAGTTCAGACGAGCTGGAAAAATATATGACTTTAACGCTGCAGAGCTGCTGCTCAAACTGGGTGACCGCGTCGTTGTTGAAACCGAGCGGGGATTGAGTTTGGCTGAAGTGAAGCGTGTTGCTTTTGAAGCAGCTTCAGATCGTGATCCAGATTCTTTAAAGCCTGTTGTACGGATCGCCACCAAAAAAGATCTGGATACCGCTGGTCGGCTCGATCCCGATCATGCTGAGAAATATTCCAAGGAAAAGATCAAAGAATTAGGTCTTGAGATGCACGTGATCAACGTGGAGATCCAATTCGGCGGCAATAAGGTAATCATCTACTTCTCTGCCCCTGGGCGTGTTGACTTCCGTGAATTGGTGAAAGAGCTGGCGTCTGGTTTAAAGACTCGGGTGGAGTTGAAACAAGTTGGAGCCCGTGATGAAGCGAAACTTTCAGGTGGAATTGGCATCTGTGGTCGCGAATTCTGCTGTTCTAGCTTCCTTCGTGAGTTTGTGCCAGTTTCAATCAAAATGGCGAAGAATCAAAACTTAGCGCTCAACCCAAGCAAAGTCTCAGGTGGGTGCGGCCGTTTACTTTGCTGCCTTACTTATGAAGATGAAACGTACTCAGTGCTTAGACAAAAACTTTTGCCTAAGGGAACGCGGGTCAAGACTCCTGAAGACGGGTATGGTGATGTTCTCAAGGGAGATATATTAAACCAAGTTTGCCTTGTAGAGCTGGATACCGGCGATCAAAAGTCTTTGCCTCTCAACGACCTTGAGGTTGTGGAGGCCAAGGAGGGCGTTGACGATGACTGGGGTGATGACATTGACTTTGACGATCTAATGCCTGGCTCTGATAATAGCGATGCCGCAGCGGTTGCTAAACTTGAGCAGGAAGAGCAGGTGGAAAGCGGTAGCAAGCCCCGAGGTCAGGGACATAATCGTGAACGCTCTGGTAATCGTCCGAAACGAGGCCGCGGTCCCCGAGGCCGCGGGCGAAGCAGTGGCTCCGGCTCTGGCTCATCAAGCTCTAGCAGTGATGGTAAGCCTCGTCGCAATCAATCGGGGGATGGACGCAAAGGAGAGTCAAGCAAGCGCCGTGGTCCCCGAAACTCTTCAAAACGCCCATCATCTCCTGGTGGTGAGGGGCGGCGAGACAAGGGCCCGAAGGATCGCCCAGGAAAGCCTAAAAAAGACTCTGACAAACCTTAA
- a CDS encoding thymidine kinase: MAKLYFRYGTVGSAKTMNLLAVAHNYRHQNKNVLLLKPKLDTRFGVDVIKSRSGLTMDADVLVETDTVLTEDILDEIHCILVDEAQFLAKAFIDQLREISRHWDIPVICYGLRTDFKTELFPGSQRLLELADSIEEVKTTCAFCNRKAIFNVKFVNGIATQSGPQVELGAEEKYLPACSYCYYEQVSENHLSTPLFRDPVDLDPS, translated from the coding sequence ATGGCCAAGCTTTACTTTAGATATGGCACAGTAGGAAGTGCTAAGACGATGAACTTGCTCGCGGTGGCCCACAACTACCGCCATCAGAACAAAAATGTGCTGTTATTAAAGCCAAAGCTAGACACTCGGTTCGGAGTTGATGTGATCAAGTCTCGATCGGGCCTCACCATGGATGCGGATGTTTTGGTAGAGACAGATACTGTTCTCACAGAAGATATCCTCGATGAAATCCACTGTATTCTTGTCGATGAGGCACAGTTTCTGGCGAAAGCTTTCATCGATCAGCTTCGGGAAATTTCCCGTCATTGGGATATTCCGGTGATCTGCTATGGCCTTCGCACAGATTTTAAAACCGAGCTATTCCCAGGTAGCCAGCGCCTTTTAGAGTTGGCCGATAGCATTGAAGAAGTCAAAACAACCTGCGCATTCTGTAATCGCAAGGCTATCTTTAACGTTAAGTTTGTCAATGGAATAGCCACTCAATCGGGCCCCCAAGTTGAGCTAGGCGCTGAGGAAAAGTATCTTCCAGCTTGCTCATACTGCTATTATGAGCAAGTCTCGGAAAACCACCTATCGACCCCGCTCTTCCGTGATCCTGTAGACCTCGATCCAAGCTAA
- a CDS encoding glutathione S-transferase family protein, which produces MGRLVDGKWIESSLITSDEEGSFKRQPRTFLDTIAADHSRFQVESGRYHLYVSYACPWAHRTLIFRSLKELENHISVSVVHPDMMEQGWSFASNFPGATGDELHGFDQLFEVYQKAQRDVSTSVTVPILWDKKLDTIVNNESSQIIRIFNSAFNELTGNSVDFYPEALRSEIDSWNEEIYECVNNGVYRSGFAQSQSAHEHAVNELFRALDKIDRHLSRHSYLVGNQLTEADLRLIPTLLRFDVVYVTHFKANRKRIKDYTHISEYLRRLYKIPAIHQTTHFDHIKRHYYYSHESINPQRIIPVGPDSIF; this is translated from the coding sequence ATGGGACGACTAGTTGACGGAAAATGGATCGAATCGAGTCTTATCACCAGCGATGAGGAAGGCTCTTTCAAACGCCAACCTAGAACATTTCTCGACACCATCGCAGCTGACCACTCTCGATTCCAAGTTGAAAGCGGTCGGTATCACCTCTACGTTTCGTACGCTTGTCCATGGGCCCACCGTACGTTAATTTTTCGTTCGCTCAAGGAACTTGAGAACCACATATCAGTGAGTGTCGTCCACCCTGATATGATGGAGCAAGGCTGGAGTTTTGCAAGCAACTTTCCTGGTGCTACAGGTGACGAATTGCATGGCTTCGATCAACTTTTCGAAGTCTATCAGAAAGCACAAAGGGACGTCTCAACATCGGTTACCGTACCAATTCTGTGGGACAAGAAGCTCGATACCATAGTCAATAACGAATCATCGCAGATCATTAGGATTTTCAATTCGGCGTTCAATGAACTTACAGGCAATTCCGTCGATTTCTATCCCGAAGCACTGCGATCCGAAATCGATAGCTGGAATGAAGAGATCTACGAGTGCGTGAACAATGGCGTCTATCGGAGCGGGTTTGCCCAAAGTCAATCCGCTCATGAACACGCAGTCAACGAGTTATTTAGAGCGCTCGACAAAATCGATCGCCACCTCAGTCGCCACTCCTACCTGGTAGGCAACCAACTTACTGAGGCTGACTTAAGATTGATCCCAACGCTCCTTCGCTTCGATGTCGTCTACGTCACTCATTTTAAAGCTAATCGTAAGCGGATCAAGGACTACACCCATATTTCGGAATACCTACGCCGATTATACAAGATCCCCGCAATCCATCAGACAACTCATTTCGATCATATAAAGCGGCACTATTACTACTCTCATGAATCAATCAACCCACAGAGAATCATCCCTGTAGGCCCTGATAGCATCTTTTAG
- a CDS encoding pirin family protein — protein sequence MPKPEKRIHKIIDPKDRHWVGNGFYVSTMFSVHSEDYRYLSPFIMLDHAAPRYFAPTEEKHGVGEHPHRGFETVTFAIKGEIDHRDSGGGGGTIGTGGVQWMTAGEGVVHEEFHSRRFAESGGEFEMVQLWVNLPQRYKMTKPRYQSINRDQFPHLSHQGQEIKLIAGTFADKQGPALTHSPITMFEIFGKKPGKLELDFTENSNTIFIQIAGEASIGEKSIKQGQAVLFQRTGARVTVNIEIGSHILVLNGEPIDEPIVAYGPFVMNTREEIVRAFQDFQAGQMGQLVHEQERKET from the coding sequence ATGCCAAAGCCAGAAAAGCGAATTCACAAGATTATCGACCCAAAAGATAGGCATTGGGTGGGCAACGGCTTCTATGTGAGTACGATGTTCTCAGTTCATTCTGAGGACTATAGGTATCTCAGTCCGTTTATCATGCTCGATCACGCTGCCCCACGTTACTTCGCTCCAACGGAAGAAAAGCATGGGGTTGGTGAACACCCTCACCGAGGATTTGAAACTGTAACCTTTGCAATCAAAGGTGAGATCGATCACCGAGACTCCGGGGGTGGAGGCGGTACCATTGGAACAGGCGGCGTTCAGTGGATGACTGCGGGTGAAGGGGTTGTGCACGAAGAATTCCATTCTCGCCGTTTTGCAGAAAGTGGTGGTGAATTCGAGATGGTGCAGCTTTGGGTCAACTTACCCCAGCGCTATAAGATGACTAAACCAAGGTATCAATCCATCAACCGGGACCAGTTTCCGCATCTGAGCCATCAGGGGCAGGAGATCAAATTGATCGCTGGGACCTTTGCCGACAAACAAGGTCCTGCGCTAACCCATTCTCCTATCACTATGTTCGAAATCTTCGGAAAAAAACCAGGCAAACTAGAACTCGATTTCACCGAAAACTCCAATACAATCTTCATTCAGATTGCAGGTGAAGCCTCCATCGGCGAAAAATCAATCAAGCAAGGTCAGGCAGTTCTATTTCAAAGAACTGGTGCACGAGTGACCGTGAACATCGAAATTGGATCTCATATTTTAGTCCTCAATGGCGAGCCCATCGACGAGCCTATCGTAGCGTACGGACCTTTTGTGATGAACACCCGGGAAGAGATCGTACGGGCATTCCAAGATTTTCAGGCAGGTCAGATGGGACAACTCGTTCACGAGCAAGAAAGAAAGGAAACGTGA